The sequence AGTAATATGAGTCAAAAAGATTTAACGTATTTTGAACAAATCTTACCAAAGCTGCAACCGTCACAACAAAATTTAGTAGAGTCCAAATCCAAGAATAACCAAGATTTTGAATTAGTTTAGTACAAAATTAATAACGGATTAACAATGGAATTATCTTATTTAAACGTATTGATTGATTCAGGTGTTCCTGTAATTAACGTAACTGCTTCAACCAGAGAACGTGCAACTGTTTTAGGGTCAATTATAAGAAACAGTGCTTCTCTAAAAAATGTTCCTGTATATCTATGGAATTCTGGCTGGGGATGCATGGAACAAGTAAATTGTAATTCGGAAGATAAAGTAGATTTTGAAGCTATACATTCTAGTTGTTTATGCAAGCACGACCTAGATGTTTTTGATGTTTTTGAGTTTTTAATGGATTCTGAAAGAGAAGGAATATTTGTTTTTGAAAACTTATTTTCTTTAGGAAATACTGCGTCAGAAGAAGATAAATTTTTTTCTCACAAACTTATATCAAAAATCATTAATATCTACTATGAACTTGAAAATAATAGTTTCTTCAAAAAACTAATCATTTTGACCACTGATAATGTTGAAATACCCTCAACTCTTGCTAGTTTAATTCCGACTTTATATAATCCATTGCCTTCTGAGAATGATATCGCTGATTACCTCAAAAAAGAATTACCATGTTTGACACAGAAAACTAATATATCGAGCCTAGTAAGTGCTGCTTCTGGTCTGACTATTGAAGAAATTCGCTTGGGGTTAAAAATTGCTATTCGTCCTGAAGAGACAACAAATATTCATGATTTATTAAAGCAACTTTTAGCTTACAAGATTAATCGCTTTCGTTCTTTGAATTTGAATTTTGTTTCAAAGCCAAGCGTACCTGATTTTGGCGGTTTAGATTTATTCAAGAAGTTTACCCACAGAGCCAAACTGGATTTTTCAACGGAAGCCAGGAAAGCGAATATTCCTCTTCCCAAAGGATGTTTACTAGTAGGGCCACCCGGAACTGGTAAAACTTTAGCAGCTAATGTCTGTGCTTCTCTTCTAGGTTTTCCTCTTGTTAGTGTAGATACTGCAGCAGTTGTGAGCGGTGGTGCTACATATTTGAAGCGTACTTTGGAGCGGGTTGAAGCTTGCGCTCCAGTAGTGCTTTACTTTGATGAGTTAGATAAGCTATTTTCTAATTCATCAACAGGTGGTGAAGATACTAATTCTACACAGATTTTAGGAACTCTACTTACTTGGTTGCAGGACAAAAAAACTGCGGTGTTTGTGGTTGCTACTCTCAATAGAATTGATGTGTTACCACCAGAGCTAACCAGGATGGGAAGATTTGATGAAATATTTTATGTGGGATTCCCTCAAGCTTACGAGCGTAAGGAAATTTTAATGATGCATTTAGCGAGATTTGATAAGCGATACAAGGATAGTGATGTGCTTACACAAAAAGAATGGCGGATTATTCTCAATAAAACTGTTAATTGTACTGGCGCGGAATTAGCTCGGATGGTGGAGAAGGCTGCTCGCAAATTGTTTCATCAAGGGCTTAAAATGAATATTGGTTTGAATGAATTATTGGAACAACGGGACTCGATGGTGCCGTTGTATGTCAGGGACACTGATAGAATTTTGGCGATCGCTAACCGTGCTAAGTATTTTTCACAACCCGCTAGCAGTGAAGATACATCGGTGTTTGCCCCTGCTATTACTTCCTTTTGGGGCGATGCGGTATAAGATTATAGCTATAAATAATAGCTAACTCTAATAACCTATACCGTTTGTACTAGTGAAGCAGATTCAGTTTTCGCTTGATTTTCTACTAGGGAATTAGCGATTAAATTCAATACCTCAGACTTGCGCTCTATCGACATCGAACCAATTAGCGATCGCAAATCAACCGTGTCTAGCATTGACTCCCCATTTAAAAGAGAAAAATAATAAATCTTTGCATCACTTGGTAGTGCAGCTATCAAGTTGAAAAGAGTTTCAGCCATCAAATCTTTACCTTTCCTGAATTGGCTAATCTGACATTCTTGTACTCCACTACTAAGTGCCAAAGATTTTGCAGGTATACCAAATTTTTTCAGTGTTTGAATAAAAGCTTTTCTGTAATCCATCTTTATATAATAAATATAATTTTGAGCCGTTTAATTATATAATTCTATAAGTAGCTAACTCGCAATAGAGATTCTCGGCGAATAATTTAATGCTACCAGATTAAGCAGGTTGCGACTTCGTATTGCGACTAAGCGCAATAAAGAAAGCATATTCTCCCGAACTAAAAAATATCAAGTTAAATAGTTGACGGCTATATAGCAATAGCTCTTATTTTTGCTTCTATTTAAGAATCAAGTGTGTTTGCTCCTAGTTGGTAGAGGATTCATCCGTAAGGAAGATATCAAAATGACAACTCTTTTTGACATTGAATTATATCAGGACTTTGAAAAACAAGGCACTCAACGCGACTGGGATAAAGTTTTTTATGACCCTGCTTGGGATGAACCAGACGGTCACAGTCTTCCCAAAATCGAGCAAAACAAATTTTTGGGAGAGGAAGAGGAGAATTTATCCCCTGAGAACAAATGTTTGTCAGGACTATCTGATTCAAAATTTTCTGAATCTATAACGGTCAAATCGGCGGATACGGAAGAATTAACCCCAACTCCTCAAAGTTCGATTCAACGGGAGCAAGAATCTGACCGATTATTATCTAATCATTCTTTGAAAGCAATCAGCTTGTGGCAGCCTTATTGCTCATTGATTGCTTTGGGTATAAAACAGTATGAGACTAGAAGCTGGAAAACCAACTATAGAGGTAAGCTATTAATTTGCTCCACAGCTAAACTAACTAAAAAGCAATATCAACAGTATCGTTCTATTTGTAGTAGCGTCGAATTACCAGCTTGGAACGAAATTAATTTTCCATGTGGAAAGGCGATCGCCGTTTGCGATTTAGTAGATTGCATCCCTATAACACCCTCGCTTATTACCCAGCAATCAGAAACAGAAATAAAGAGTGGTGATTGGGAAGTTGGACGTTATGCATGGAAGTTGGAAAATATTCAACCAATAACAGAACCGTTTGCTGTTAAGGGTAAGCAAGGACTATTCAATATTTCTGTTGATACTCTCCCATCTAATCCTGAAATAGCAGAATTAATAAAGACTCAGGAAACAACTACTCCTATTCCATCAGAAGATTATTTAAAATCTAATGCAGGGAGTAGGGGACAGGGATCTCTTAGCAATAAATCATTATCATCAGACGAATGGTACACTCCACCTCATATATCTGATCTTGTTACTCAGGTGCTTGGACAAATTACTCTTGACCCTTGCGCGGATGAAGGTAAGCACATAAGAGCAGCGCAGCACTACACAGTTCTTGATGACGGTTTAATTCAAGAGTGGAACGGACGTATATTTATGAATCCTCCGTACTCTGCGCCAAGTGTGTGGATAAAAAAGTTGCAAGCTGAATTTGAATCGGGACGGGTAACGGAAGCTATCGCACTAGTTCCTGCTGCTACGGATACTAGGTGGCTATCTCCACTACTGAAATCTCAACCCGTTTGTTTTTGGACTGGTCGAATCAAGTTCCTTGATATGAGTTACAAACCAAGATTATCAGCTCGGCAATCGCACTGTCTGGTTTACTGGGGTGGAAATTGGGAAAGGTTTAAGGAAGTGTTTGACCCTTATGGTGTTGTTTATCCTCCAGCATCTATGTGGGTTGACAAAAATGTTTCTACCCAGGATACAGTACTAACGGTTAACTCAACCATTAGTACTCATGAGCAA comes from Rivularia sp. PCC 7116 and encodes:
- a CDS encoding DNA N-6-adenine-methyltransferase, whose translation is MTTLFDIELYQDFEKQGTQRDWDKVFYDPAWDEPDGHSLPKIEQNKFLGEEEENLSPENKCLSGLSDSKFSESITVKSADTEELTPTPQSSIQREQESDRLLSNHSLKAISLWQPYCSLIALGIKQYETRSWKTNYRGKLLICSTAKLTKKQYQQYRSICSSVELPAWNEINFPCGKAIAVCDLVDCIPITPSLITQQSETEIKSGDWEVGRYAWKLENIQPITEPFAVKGKQGLFNISVDTLPSNPEIAELIKTQETTTPIPSEDYLKSNAGSRGQGSLSNKSLSSDEWYTPPHISDLVTQVLGQITLDPCADEGKHIRAAQHYTVLDDGLIQEWNGRIFMNPPYSAPSVWIKKLQAEFESGRVTEAIALVPAATDTRWLSPLLKSQPVCFWTGRIKFLDMSYKPRLSARQSHCLVYWGGNWERFKEVFDPYGVVYPPASMWVDKNVSTQDTVLTVNSTISTHEQEETDTVLMVNSTVSTHEQEETEPVLPVERTVSTSEQEETDTALMVNSTVSTPEQEETDTVLMVNSTVSTPEQEETEPVLTVNPTISTKRRNRGKGTGRIQIRTITKKNGKQYQQAWYDWQLKSGEKIISKSTYIPKRLLTQIQQLEVDKTPVRAILKVLGINQ
- a CDS encoding AAA family ATPase, giving the protein MELSYLNVLIDSGVPVINVTASTRERATVLGSIIRNSASLKNVPVYLWNSGWGCMEQVNCNSEDKVDFEAIHSSCLCKHDLDVFDVFEFLMDSEREGIFVFENLFSLGNTASEEDKFFSHKLISKIINIYYELENNSFFKKLIILTTDNVEIPSTLASLIPTLYNPLPSENDIADYLKKELPCLTQKTNISSLVSAASGLTIEEIRLGLKIAIRPEETTNIHDLLKQLLAYKINRFRSLNLNFVSKPSVPDFGGLDLFKKFTHRAKLDFSTEARKANIPLPKGCLLVGPPGTGKTLAANVCASLLGFPLVSVDTAAVVSGGATYLKRTLERVEACAPVVLYFDELDKLFSNSSTGGEDTNSTQILGTLLTWLQDKKTAVFVVATLNRIDVLPPELTRMGRFDEIFYVGFPQAYERKEILMMHLARFDKRYKDSDVLTQKEWRIILNKTVNCTGAELARMVEKAARKLFHQGLKMNIGLNELLEQRDSMVPLYVRDTDRILAIANRAKYFSQPASSEDTSVFAPAITSFWGDAV